TTTGGGCTTTTCGTCATGCACAAAATCGCTCGGTTTTTGCGTATAGTCTCCATAATCGCATTCGCGCAAGCGTTTGTCTTTGATTATCTTGAAGCCCCGATCCGCGAAAGCAATTTCGGCAGTTTTGTAGGAGCGTTGAAGGTCCGAACAAAAAATAGCATCAAAATTTTTATCCGCATAACGCGCACCAAGTTCGTGCGATTGTTTTTTTCCCAACTCTGACAACGCCACATCATTATGCCCCGAGGACAAATTATTTTCATTATCAAGGGTGGTGGAGTGTGCTTCAAAAATTATTGTGATCATTTTATTATATTACCGATTTGAGAAACCCTTGACAAGAAGGCCTCATTGTGTATACTGCGAATACAACAAGGAGCGAGGACACCTCCCGTTAGGAGGGGTTCTCAAAAGGAACTTACTCGTAAACCTGACCGCCCACTAGCTGGGCGGTGAGTTTGTATAAAATTAGCGTATCTCCACGCCGAATAACCGCGCAATATCCATAATTTGATCCGTGCCGAT
This genomic stretch from bacterium harbors:
- a CDS encoding histidine phosphatase family protein, giving the protein MITIIFEAHSTTLDNENNLSSGHNDVALSELGKKQSHELGARYADKNFDAIFCSDLQRSYKTAEIAFADRGFKIIKDKRLRECDYGDYTQKPSDFVHDEKPKRISAPFSNGESYEQAAERMKSFLADLKRDYEGKKVMIIGHRATQYGLEYWIKGVSLLDAVVAPWKWQPGWKYRYN